The Verrucomicrobium spinosum DSM 4136 = JCM 18804 DNA segment CGCCCCTACCTTCAGGGCCGCAAACCGCACTTCGTTTACTTTGGCGGCGGCACCCCTTCCTACCTCTCCGTACCGCAACTTCAGGAGCTGACCAACCGCATGAAGGACCTCATGCCGTGGGATCAGGCCGAGGAAGTGGCATTCGAAGCCGAACCGGGGACCCTCAATGAAAAGAAGCTCGAAGCCATCCGCGAGATCGGTGTCACGCGGCTCAGTCTCGGGGTAGAGCACTTTGACGATCACATCCTGGAATCAAACGGCCGGGCCCACCGCAGTGGGGAGATCGAGCGCGCCTACCGTTTTGCCCGGAGCTTGGGCTTCGAACATATCAACATCGATCTGATTGCCGGGATGATGAATGACACGGAGGAACTCTGGAGAGCCGCCGTGGCCAAGGCGGTGGAGATGCAGCCCGACTGCGTGACGATCTACCAGATGGAAGTGCCGTATAACACCGGCATCTACAAGCAAATGCAAACCGACGGCAAGGTCACAGCCCCCGTCGCTGACTGGGAGACCAAGCGGGCCTGGGTCAACTACGCATTCGAAGAGTTTGTGAAGACGGGTTACACCGTCACCAGCGCCTACACCGTGGTGAAGAACCCGGAGACCATCAAGTTCGTCTATCGCGACTCGCTCTGGGAAGGGGCAGACCTCCTTCCGATCGGTGTCGCCTCATTCGGCCACCTGGGCGGCATCCACCTTCAGAATCAGGCTGACATCGCCCCCTACATCGAGACGATTGAGCGAGGTGAAAGCGCCATCTTCCGCGCGTACGCCACCAGTCCCGACGAGCGCTTCATCCGCGAGTTCATCTTGAAACTCAAGCTCGGCAGCGTGAAGCCCAGCTACTACCAGACCAAATTCGGCGAGGATGTGCTCACCCGCTTTGCCCCTCAATTGGGCTGGATGCAGAATGAAGGCTTCGCGACGCTCGGCCCCGATGAGATCCGCCTCACGCGAGATGGCTTGCTGCAGGTGGACCGACTGCTGCACGAGTTCTTCCTGCCCCACCATCGGAGCGCGCGCTACACCTAGGAGCCACCTTCCCATCCAGATCAGACCTGTGCGTTTCATGCAAATCCTGCCATGACTCAAGTTCTGGAAGCCCAAACTCCAACCGGGGCAATGCCTACAGACATTCTGGCACCTCTCCGGTTTTTCTATGGCCTGGGCAGCGAGAGCCCCCGGGTCACCTTCCTTGAGCCAGAGTCCATGCCGGAGGCAGAGCGCTGGCTCCTCGTGCATGCCACGGACATGACGCCGCGTCTGGCGGAGTATCACCACGATAACATCACCCTGGATGTGCATGCCCGGTCTCGTCTGGGAAACTACCTGGTACGAGCTTCCGTGCTGAAGCGGCAGACGGACAGGATCCCGGTTGAGTTTGGTGCCATCGGCATTCATTTGGATGGGTTCGATGATCACACCCGACGTCTCGTGCTGGAAGGTCAGATACCTCTTGGGGGCATTCTCCAGCAAGAGCGGGTGCCCCACACCAGCCATCCCAGCGGCTATTTCCGCATCGAAATCGACCACCGGCTGGCCACCCTGCTGGGTGCCCGGGAGGGGCAAACCCTCTTCGGCCGCTGCAATGACTTGCGACATGCCAACGGTGCCTGTCTGGCGGAGGTGGTGGAGGTCTTGCCGGGTGCAGAGCAACTGCGAGATGGGAACTGATCCCTTCCCGCCTGTTCCGGCGGACGGACCTCTGTACGGTCGGCCGCGTCACCGGGACTTTTGGGCGGTGGCATTGTCACCGCTCAGGACTGGCATCATTTGCCTTTCCCGCAAACTCCGCTAGGCTCCGCGTCCACCA contains these protein-coding regions:
- a CDS encoding coproporphyrinogen-III oxidase family protein — translated: MSSATEPVSDAAKAKHHATEAGNYFVANYPPFSFWQKEQVFAVEKVLDSPAPHDIPLGVYFHIPFCRKRCHFCYFRVYTDKNAAEIRKYIHAGMEEFARYAARPYLQGRKPHFVYFGGGTPSYLSVPQLQELTNRMKDLMPWDQAEEVAFEAEPGTLNEKKLEAIREIGVTRLSLGVEHFDDHILESNGRAHRSGEIERAYRFARSLGFEHINIDLIAGMMNDTEELWRAAVAKAVEMQPDCVTIYQMEVPYNTGIYKQMQTDGKVTAPVADWETKRAWVNYAFEEFVKTGYTVTSAYTVVKNPETIKFVYRDSLWEGADLLPIGVASFGHLGGIHLQNQADIAPYIETIERGESAIFRAYATSPDERFIREFILKLKLGSVKPSYYQTKFGEDVLTRFAPQLGWMQNEGFATLGPDEIRLTRDGLLQVDRLLHEFFLPHHRSARYT